A region from the Spiroplasma taiwanense CT-1 genome encodes:
- the rnr gene encoding ribonuclease R yields MKDLIIKKLNIQNKIHFNELFKFFSKDYEKLTNCLKEMQEENIIAWTKENVIYFIGEKYKIGSIKINDKGFGFVKDFNKEDEDFFVPPNSLNNSISTDEVVFTIHKENDDRLKAKIEDIVLRNKTFLIGEIQKSECGRFLDFIPNELWFKNYRIVMINAKDFKLEKDLILKVKILDVRDKKLFVKIQKIIGNSNKATDRILSIAYEYDIKSEFSKNVINNANEVAKPINYNEPLIKRRLNNLIKDKNLVTIDGEDSKDLDDAIYVEKTEKGYKLLVAIADVSYYVTPFSDLDNSALFRGNSVYLANKVIPMLPEKLSNEVCSLNPNEEKLCMVAEVEFDFNGAIINKRVYESIMISKARLTYKEVNELYKNNNSLIDKEIIDMLWIAKELHEIIDKERSERGSIEFDIAEPKIILDKDSNVIDIIKRERGISEKLIENFMVSANECVASLIFDKELPFIYRNHDDPKEKNLLEWHSILKALGINVKLTELDKINPKTIKKALNQIENQISDETEREVINIILLKFMEKAAYELDNIGHFGLASDCYTHFTSPIRRYSDLIVHRYLKQYLIDKDLREFKLEQNKKFILKACSIINDTERNAVSAEREVNKVCMAEYMKSKLNQEYEGIIAAVLKFGVFVQLSNCVEGLIHISELPDFTFDEKTNILVNKQNKIFRLGQKVKIKVKNADVKKRIIDFTLK; encoded by the coding sequence ATGAAAGATTTAATAATAAAAAAATTAAACATTCAAAATAAAATTCATTTTAATGAACTTTTTAAGTTTTTTTCAAAAGATTATGAAAAACTTACAAATTGCTTAAAAGAAATGCAAGAAGAAAATATAATCGCTTGAACTAAAGAAAATGTTATATATTTTATTGGAGAAAAATATAAAATAGGAAGTATTAAAATTAATGATAAAGGATTTGGATTTGTAAAAGACTTCAATAAAGAAGATGAAGATTTTTTTGTTCCACCAAATTCTTTAAATAACTCAATTTCAACTGATGAAGTTGTATTTACAATTCATAAGGAAAATGATGATAGACTTAAAGCTAAAATTGAAGATATAGTTTTGAGAAATAAGACATTTTTGATTGGGGAAATTCAAAAAAGTGAATGTGGAAGATTTCTAGATTTTATTCCGAATGAGTTATGATTTAAAAATTATAGAATTGTAATGATAAATGCAAAAGATTTTAAATTAGAAAAAGACTTAATTTTAAAAGTTAAAATACTTGATGTTAGAGATAAAAAGTTGTTTGTAAAAATTCAAAAAATAATTGGTAATTCAAATAAAGCGACAGATAGAATTTTATCAATAGCTTATGAATATGATATTAAATCTGAATTTAGCAAAAATGTTATTAATAATGCAAATGAAGTGGCAAAGCCAATTAATTATAATGAACCGTTAATAAAACGAAGATTAAATAATTTAATTAAAGATAAAAATTTAGTAACTATTGATGGAGAAGATTCTAAGGATTTGGATGATGCAATTTATGTTGAAAAAACAGAAAAAGGATATAAATTGTTAGTTGCTATAGCTGATGTTAGTTATTATGTTACACCTTTTTCAGATTTAGATAATTCTGCTTTATTTAGAGGAAATTCAGTATATCTTGCAAATAAAGTTATACCAATGCTTCCAGAAAAATTATCAAATGAAGTTTGTAGTCTTAACCCAAATGAAGAAAAATTATGTATGGTAGCTGAAGTGGAATTTGATTTTAATGGTGCAATTATAAATAAAAGGGTTTATGAATCAATTATGATATCAAAAGCAAGATTAACTTATAAGGAAGTAAATGAACTTTATAAAAATAATAATTCATTAATTGATAAAGAAATTATTGATATGCTTTGAATTGCAAAAGAATTACATGAAATTATTGATAAAGAAAGATCTGAAAGAGGCTCAATCGAATTTGATATAGCGGAACCAAAAATAATTTTGGATAAAGATTCAAATGTAATTGATATCATTAAAAGAGAACGAGGAATTAGTGAAAAATTAATTGAAAATTTTATGGTAAGTGCTAATGAGTGTGTAGCATCATTAATTTTTGATAAAGAATTACCTTTTATTTATAGAAATCACGATGATCCAAAAGAAAAGAATCTTTTGGAATGACATTCAATTTTAAAAGCACTAGGTATTAATGTTAAGTTAACTGAGTTGGACAAAATTAATCCAAAAACTATAAAAAAAGCTCTTAATCAAATTGAAAATCAAATTAGTGATGAAACTGAAAGAGAAGTTATAAATATAATATTGTTAAAATTTATGGAAAAGGCAGCGTATGAGCTTGATAATATTGGTCATTTTGGATTAGCAAGTGATTGTTATACTCACTTTACTTCTCCAATTAGAAGATATAGTGATTTGATTGTTCATAGATATTTAAAACAATATTTGATTGATAAAGATTTAAGAGAATTTAAATTGGAACAAAACAAAAAATTTATTTTAAAAGCATGTAGTATAATAAATGATACTGAAAGAAATGCTGTCTCAGCCGAAAGAGAAGTCAATAAAGTTTGTATGGCAGAGTATATGAAATCAAAACTTAATCAGGAATATGAAGGAATTATTGCAGCAGTTTTAAAATTTGGAGTATTTGTTCAACTATCCAATTGTGTTGAGGGTTTAATTCATATTTCTGAATTACCAGATTTTACTTTTGATGAGAAAACAAATATCTTAGTGAATAAACAAAATAAAATTTTTAGACTTGGACAAAAAGTAAAAATAAAAGTTAAAAATGCTGATGTAAAAAAAAGAATAATTGATTTTACTTTAAAATAG
- a CDS encoding EAL domain-containing protein, whose protein sequence is MNFLISLIACFSYTTIMAFFYTIFWGLTRHLFIKLTIYYELFLGFVLGFFSCFSILIISLINEEQKNLELTVLLPTFLYWISIFFISIFSSIGILTCNILNLTLFSSLFPQYFGSINNNWTMTLIIISYLMPLFLNLIKHRFKNLSIWGNWSITTLTLLLVGLIWNFSIIKTQSGILNSVNLLFWLGSGYLTYAYIAIINQIYIHALKLQNIVTYENTYYLNFSSAHKQVLNNISINKVRHGVYLTYFISNFETFESKVNGNTKDFIVNSISTETYELIKTNFSNVTFFKPNYKTFAAFIPIEIKTDFKEKNNSHIHKVEEIMKKVNTKFKIKGYKISVKLKSICSYYGLHSNNLETLLDYNRYVEQNLVLNKDQNNVIVNPIEILNEQNKNKKIISLNEVANLNQFVTLFEPIFNLSINDFDSYFLNGLIDGVEINSDLFEEKFKLINDMGLTSLFLRFISLQALKKLSKQNKNILGKQIFLNYDSDFLSSTEFNVDEFILKLKTLKLDLSKLTFNFNLNKEVNDKVNLEKNIIKLKKYKIKISAFNFGSVDSDFTFLNIYKPEFIFLEADICKKINSIKENELIIKDCINISNKIEAKLIAINVDNYISYKKLKELGISLFTGELIGSSIEPKEIISEELKFLLSK, encoded by the coding sequence GTGAATTTTTTAATTAGTTTGATTGCGTGTTTTTCTTATACAACAATTATGGCTTTTTTTTATACAATATTTTGAGGCTTAACAAGACATTTATTTATAAAATTAACAATATATTATGAATTATTTTTGGGATTTGTTTTGGGATTTTTCTCATGTTTTTCTATTTTAATAATTAGTTTAATTAATGAAGAACAAAAAAATCTAGAACTAACTGTATTGCTTCCAACTTTTCTATATTGGATTTCAATATTTTTTATTTCAATATTTTCATCAATTGGAATATTAACTTGCAATATTTTAAACTTGACACTATTTTCTTCATTATTTCCTCAATATTTTGGTTCAATAAACAATAATTGAACTATGACATTAATAATTATTTCTTATTTAATGCCTTTATTCTTAAATTTAATTAAACATAGATTTAAAAATTTATCAATTTGAGGAAATTGATCAATTACAACTTTAACTCTCTTACTTGTTGGATTAATTTGAAATTTTTCAATTATAAAAACTCAATCTGGAATTCTTAATTCAGTTAATTTACTTTTTTGATTAGGAAGTGGTTATTTAACATATGCATATATTGCAATAATTAATCAAATTTATATTCATGCATTAAAACTACAAAATATAGTAACATATGAAAATACATATTATTTAAATTTTTCCTCAGCTCATAAACAAGTTTTAAATAATATTAGTATTAATAAGGTTAGACATGGTGTTTATTTAACTTATTTTATTTCAAATTTTGAAACTTTTGAATCAAAAGTAAATGGTAATACAAAAGATTTTATTGTTAATTCAATTTCAACAGAAACATATGAATTAATAAAAACAAATTTTTCAAATGTAACTTTTTTTAAACCTAATTATAAAACATTTGCTGCTTTTATACCTATAGAAATTAAAACTGATTTTAAAGAAAAAAATAATTCACATATTCATAAAGTAGAAGAAATAATGAAAAAAGTAAATACAAAATTCAAAATTAAAGGTTATAAAATATCTGTAAAGCTTAAATCAATTTGTTCATATTATGGATTACATTCAAATAATTTGGAAACATTGCTTGACTATAATAGATATGTTGAACAAAATTTAGTTTTGAATAAAGATCAAAATAATGTCATTGTTAATCCTATAGAAATCTTGAATGAGCAAAATAAAAATAAAAAAATTATTTCTTTAAATGAGGTTGCAAATTTAAATCAATTTGTAACCTTATTTGAACCTATTTTTAATTTAAGTATTAATGATTTTGATAGTTATTTTTTAAATGGCTTGATTGATGGTGTAGAAATTAATTCGGATTTATTTGAAGAAAAATTTAAATTAATTAATGATATGGGATTAACTTCTTTATTTTTAAGATTTATATCTCTACAAGCATTAAAAAAATTAAGTAAACAAAACAAAAATATTTTAGGAAAACAAATATTTTTAAATTATGACAGTGATTTTTTGTCTTCTACAGAATTTAATGTAGATGAATTTATTTTAAAATTAAAGACTTTGAAATTGGATTTATCTAAATTAACTTTTAATTTTAATTTAAATAAAGAAGTTAATGATAAAGTTAATTTGGAAAAAAATATTATAAAATTAAAGAAATATAAAATAAAAATATCTGCATTTAATTTTGGTTCAGTTGACTCAGACTTTACTTTTTTAAATATTTATAAACCTGAATTTATTTTCTTGGAAGCAGATATATGTAAAAAAATAAACTCTATAAAAGAAAATGAATTAATTATTAAAGATTGTATTAATATTTCAAACAAAATTGAAGCAAAATTAATTGCTATTAATGTTGATAATTATATTAGTTATAAAAAATTAAAAGAATTAGGAATAAGTTTATTTACAGGAGAATTGATTGGTAGTTCAATTGAACCAAAGGAAATTATTTCAGAAGAATTAAAATTTTTATTAAGTAAGTAG
- the mgtE gene encoding magnesium transporter — MLDPKEAEELFIKIEKLINENNIKELRKLSEDHYPQDIADALEQLEDKQIILALRVFTTDISSEIFPFLDNEIQEEIITKWNSKQIKELFDELYTDDIVDILEEMPSNIVKKILRASTPESRLQINEILKYNDETAGSIMNVDYTKLRTEWTVTKAIEKIRDKNSINENQTTFYVVDNLNNLKGIIELKDLIFSKGTEKIKNVMDERVLYSYTTDDQEVVVELFKKYDITTLPIINNQQKLVGIVTVDDIIDVIEEEATEDIHKMAGINPIENEYFKTSIWKMVKSRSIWLLFLMVSATLSQMVISTFMKIYGTVDSIHNSNGNWDITYIVTMLLTPLLTVISGTAGNAGSQSSTMVVRALSLKQVDTSDFAKVLWKEFRVASITGIILVSINFIRIIIIYSIEYRGNLNHIELWYSIATLSIAMYIALICSKLIGGSLPIVAKKIKIDPAVMAAPLLTTLVDALSTAVFFSVGLIFFM; from the coding sequence ATGTTAGACCCAAAAGAAGCAGAAGAATTATTTATAAAAATTGAGAAACTAATAAATGAAAATAATATAAAAGAATTAAGAAAGTTATCAGAAGACCATTATCCACAAGATATTGCAGATGCTCTTGAGCAACTTGAGGATAAACAAATAATATTAGCATTAAGAGTTTTTACAACAGATATTAGTTCTGAAATTTTTCCTTTTTTAGATAATGAAATTCAAGAAGAAATAATTACAAAATGAAATTCCAAACAAATTAAGGAACTATTTGATGAATTATATACAGATGATATAGTTGATATTTTGGAGGAAATGCCTTCTAATATTGTTAAAAAAATTTTGCGTGCATCAACTCCAGAATCACGCTTACAAATAAATGAAATACTAAAATATAATGATGAAACTGCTGGGAGTATAATGAACGTTGATTATACTAAATTAAGAACTGAATGAACGGTTACTAAAGCAATTGAAAAAATAAGAGATAAAAACAGTATTAATGAAAATCAAACAACTTTTTATGTTGTAGATAATTTAAATAATTTAAAAGGAATAATAGAACTAAAAGATTTAATTTTTTCAAAAGGTACAGAAAAAATAAAAAATGTCATGGATGAAAGAGTACTATATTCGTATACAACAGATGATCAAGAAGTTGTTGTAGAATTATTTAAAAAATATGATATTACAACTTTACCAATAATTAATAATCAACAAAAACTTGTTGGTATAGTAACAGTTGATGATATTATTGATGTTATTGAAGAAGAAGCAACAGAAGATATTCATAAAATGGCTGGAATTAATCCAATTGAAAATGAATATTTTAAAACCAGTATTTGAAAAATGGTTAAATCAAGAAGTATTTGATTATTATTTTTAATGGTATCTGCAACTTTATCACAGATGGTTATTTCAACTTTTATGAAAATTTATGGCACAGTCGATAGTATACATAATTCAAATGGTAATTGAGATATAACATATATTGTGACAATGTTATTAACACCTCTTTTAACAGTAATATCAGGGACTGCTGGTAATGCAGGAAGTCAATCATCAACAATGGTTGTTAGAGCTTTGTCCTTAAAACAAGTAGATACAAGTGATTTTGCAAAAGTTTTATGAAAAGAATTTAGAGTTGCTTCAATTACAGGAATTATATTGGTGAGTATTAATTTTATTAGGATTATTATAATTTATTCTATTGAATATAGAGGAAATTTAAATCATATTGAATTATGATACTCAATTGCAACATTATCAATTGCTATGTATATTGCATTAATATGTTCAAAATTAATTGGGGGAAGCTTACCAATAGTTGCTAAAAAAATAAAGATTGATCCAGCAGTTATGGCTGCCCCATTATTAACAACATTAGTTGATGCATTATCAACTGCTGTATTCTTTTCAGTAGGGTTAATATTTTTTATGTAG
- a CDS encoding BMP family ABC transporter substrate-binding protein, translated as MKKLLSSLMAAAIVTSSAATVVACGGGSGEKIWLITDTGKVADKSFNQSGFEGGNYFNENMLGIKREINKTEPQELTELEAAYENAKADGAQVLILPGFHHALEGQNKAADIMGESGSTIILDSTHAGKTNQIGVMFRGDVSGFYAAFSSLVQLAENKANVIKMATYGGTHNAGAVDNFMVGYLAAIEVFNKINSEDAYSEIKTSLGLDENLVTAERIQKEAPTADDDSKWFTNSFDPGKGKTISENLVTSGADIIMPVAGPQTKDTLDVISQKNASTMVIGVDTNQAQQYSDATYAGKFLTSAEKSLKDATIISLGHTKSFISEEGVQDKTLEYATNNNATFTIENSEGNFESYDLTKNKAETWEGKTLWMGGKASTGEGNLVTSENYSKVTSQISSEVLEKVSIELFKEIAKDSSAKNILSDETIINYANTILKAIENK; from the coding sequence ATGAAAAAATTACTATCAAGTTTAATGGCAGCTGCAATTGTAACTTCAAGTGCAGCAACAGTTGTTGCGTGTGGAGGAGGTTCTGGAGAAAAAATTTGACTTATAACAGATACTGGAAAAGTAGCTGATAAATCATTTAATCAATCAGGATTTGAAGGTGGAAACTACTTTAATGAAAATATGCTGGGAATTAAGAGAGAAATTAATAAAACTGAACCTCAAGAGTTAACAGAATTAGAAGCGGCATATGAAAATGCAAAAGCTGATGGAGCACAAGTTTTAATTTTACCAGGATTTCATCACGCTCTTGAAGGTCAAAATAAAGCAGCAGATATTATGGGAGAAAGTGGAAGCACAATTATTTTGGATAGTACTCATGCTGGAAAAACAAATCAAATTGGAGTTATGTTTAGAGGAGATGTGTCAGGATTTTATGCCGCTTTTTCTTCATTAGTTCAATTAGCAGAAAATAAAGCAAACGTTATTAAAATGGCAACATATGGTGGTACACACAATGCTGGAGCAGTAGATAATTTTATGGTAGGCTATTTAGCAGCAATTGAAGTTTTTAATAAAATAAACTCAGAGGATGCTTATTCAGAAATAAAAACAAGTCTAGGATTAGATGAAAATTTAGTTACTGCAGAAAGAATACAGAAAGAGGCACCTACTGCGGATGATGATTCAAAATGATTTACTAATTCTTTTGACCCAGGTAAAGGAAAGACTATTTCAGAAAATTTAGTTACTAGTGGTGCAGATATTATAATGCCAGTTGCAGGTCCACAAACAAAAGATACATTAGATGTAATTTCTCAAAAAAATGCGTCGACAATGGTTATTGGGGTAGATACAAATCAAGCTCAACAATATAGTGATGCAACCTATGCAGGAAAATTTTTAACATCTGCTGAAAAAAGTTTAAAAGATGCTACAATAATTTCTTTAGGGCACACAAAATCATTTATAAGTGAAGAAGGAGTGCAAGATAAAACTCTAGAATATGCTACAAATAATAATGCTACATTTACAATTGAAAATTCAGAAGGTAATTTTGAAAGTTATGATTTAACTAAAAATAAAGCAGAAACTTGAGAAGGTAAAACATTATGAATGGGTGGGAAAGCTTCAACAGGAGAAGGCAATTTAGTTACATCAGAAAATTATTCAAAAGTAACCTCACAAATTTCTTCAGAAGTTTTAGAAAAAGTTTCAATTGAATTATTTAAAGAAATAGCAAAAGACAGCAGCGCAAAAAATATTTTATCAGATGAAACAATTATTAATTATGCTAATACAATTTTAAAGGCAATTGAGAATAAATAA
- the trmB gene encoding tRNA (guanosine(46)-N7)-methyltransferase TrmB, protein MRLRNKNWTKEYIKNYNQYVLDSSLINNLENLFKNNYPTFLEIGCGKGKFLISQAIDNQKKNFIAMEKEATVIGVALKKAITTKELELNNLLFLNSYAEKLQDILEPNCLDGIYLNFSDPWPKLRHEKKRLTHLKFLEIYWKLLKKDGFIEIKTDNDNLYNFSLQQIELSNFKLLEKTNDLYKNQRLLKDNVATEYEEKFHKMGKNINKIIIKKED, encoded by the coding sequence ATGAGACTAAGAAATAAAAATTGAACAAAAGAATATATTAAAAATTATAATCAGTATGTACTTGACAGTTCATTAATTAATAATCTAGAGAATTTATTTAAAAATAATTATCCTACTTTTTTAGAAATTGGTTGTGGAAAAGGAAAATTTTTAATTAGTCAAGCAATTGATAATCAGAAGAAAAACTTTATTGCAATGGAAAAAGAAGCTACTGTTATTGGAGTTGCATTAAAAAAAGCAATTACAACTAAGGAATTGGAATTAAATAATTTACTTTTTTTAAACTCATATGCAGAAAAATTGCAAGATATTCTTGAACCGAATTGTCTTGATGGAATTTATTTAAATTTTTCAGATCCTTGACCAAAATTAAGGCATGAAAAAAAGAGATTAACACATTTAAAATTTTTAGAAATATATTGAAAATTATTAAAAAAGGATGGTTTTATTGAAATAAAAACTGATAATGATAATTTATATAATTTTAGTTTGCAACAAATAGAGTTATCAAATTTTAAATTATTAGAAAAGACAAATGATTTATATAAAAATCAAAGATTATTAAAGGATAATGTTGCTACAGAATATGAAGAAAAATTTCATAAGATGGGAAAAAATATAAATAAAATAATAATTAAAAAAGAGGATTAA
- a CDS encoding ABC transporter ATP-binding protein yields MVNNIIEMKNITMIFNKKIIANENIDLEIKEGEIHALIGENGAGKSTLMSILFGIYNPTKGTIKIRNKEEVISNPIKANRLGIGMVHQHFKMVDIFPLWRNISLGSEKRLGKMFIDSKTIKEDISNIMKKYNLNVDLNINAEHATVGMKQRAEILKILYQENDILVFDEPTAVLTLQEIDGFLEVLLELQKNGKTIILISHKMNEIKKVANRATVLRRGKAIGTYDLKNTSIDILSEAMVGRKLVEIKNNFTNKNKTKLLELRNISVHKKGYKKIQALKNISFEVKRGEIVAIAGVEGNGQLELAEAISGMTRPFQGEIFINEEDITKKGISQRFIKYKMSHIPEDRHKHGLALDWNLINNSVFEDISTPNFSRKGILRKGKMQKHAQEIIEKFDVRNADFGFSIARQLSGGNQQKLIIGREMSRESDFYLIFQPTRGLDIGSIEFIHSEILKLKNENKGILLISYELSEIISLADRILVVNSGEIIGEIEGVNADRTVIGKMMMGVKN; encoded by the coding sequence GTGGTAAATAATATTATTGAAATGAAAAATATTACTATGATATTTAATAAAAAAATTATTGCTAACGAAAATATTGATCTCGAAATTAAAGAAGGAGAAATTCATGCGTTGATTGGTGAAAATGGTGCAGGAAAGTCAACTTTGATGTCAATTCTTTTCGGTATTTATAATCCAACAAAAGGAACAATAAAAATAAGAAATAAAGAAGAAGTTATTTCAAATCCAATTAAGGCAAATAGATTAGGAATTGGAATGGTGCATCAACATTTTAAAATGGTGGATATTTTTCCTTTATGAAGAAATATTTCTTTGGGTTCAGAAAAAAGATTAGGTAAAATGTTTATTGATTCAAAAACAATAAAAGAAGATATTTCAAATATTATGAAAAAATATAATTTAAATGTTGATTTAAATATTAATGCTGAACATGCAACTGTTGGTATGAAACAAAGAGCTGAAATACTAAAAATTTTATATCAAGAAAATGATATTTTAGTTTTTGATGAGCCAACTGCTGTTCTTACACTACAAGAAATTGATGGTTTTTTAGAAGTCTTATTAGAATTACAAAAAAATGGAAAAACTATTATATTGATAAGTCATAAAATGAATGAAATAAAAAAAGTTGCAAATAGAGCAACAGTTTTACGTAGAGGTAAAGCAATAGGAACTTATGATTTAAAGAATACTTCAATTGATATTTTGTCTGAAGCAATGGTTGGAAGAAAACTAGTGGAAATAAAGAATAATTTTACTAATAAGAATAAAACAAAATTATTAGAATTAAGAAATATTTCTGTTCATAAAAAAGGTTATAAAAAAATTCAAGCTTTAAAAAATATTTCCTTTGAAGTAAAAAGAGGTGAAATTGTTGCTATAGCTGGTGTTGAAGGAAATGGTCAATTAGAATTGGCAGAGGCAATTTCAGGAATGACACGTCCATTTCAAGGTGAAATTTTTATTAATGAAGAGGATATAACAAAAAAAGGAATATCTCAAAGATTTATAAAGTACAAAATGTCACATATTCCTGAAGATAGACATAAACACGGATTGGCATTAGATTGAAATTTAATAAATAATTCAGTTTTTGAAGATATTTCAACTCCAAACTTTTCAAGAAAGGGTATTTTAAGAAAAGGTAAAATGCAAAAACATGCTCAAGAAATTATTGAGAAATTTGATGTAAGAAATGCAGATTTTGGTTTTTCTATTGCTCGTCAATTATCAGGGGGAAATCAACAAAAATTAATTATAGGAAGAGAAATGTCAAGAGAGTCAGATTTTTATTTAATTTTTCAACCAACTAGGGGATTAGACATTGGTTCAATTGAATTTATACACTCAGAAATATTAAAGTTAAAAAATGAAAATAAAGGTATTTTACTAATATCTTATGAGTTATCAGAAATTATTTCACTTGCAGATAGGATATTAGTTGTTAACTCTGGTGAAATAATCGGAGAAATTGAAGGTGTCAATGCTGATAGAACAGTTATTGGAAAAATGATGATGGGGGTGAAAAATTAA
- the smpB gene encoding SsrA-binding protein SmpB, translating into MGEHILLKNKKAYFNYEILETWEAGIVLTGPEIKSIRKKEVSIDKSFILIRKKQVEILNMNIKNYEFSHNIFLNPTRNRILLLNKKEIEKILKRVKLENLTIVPLKLYLKNNFAKLEIGLGKGKKLIDKRETIKKRDIERKLKKVYK; encoded by the coding sequence ATGGGAGAACATATTCTTTTAAAAAATAAAAAAGCCTATTTTAATTATGAAATTTTGGAAACATGAGAAGCAGGAATTGTTTTAACTGGGCCCGAAATTAAATCAATTAGAAAAAAAGAAGTTTCTATTGATAAATCGTTTATTTTAATTAGAAAAAAACAAGTAGAAATATTAAATATGAATATTAAAAATTATGAATTTTCTCATAATATATTTTTAAATCCAACTAGAAATAGGATTTTATTACTTAATAAAAAAGAAATTGAAAAAATTTTAAAGAGAGTAAAGTTAGAGAATTTGACAATTGTTCCTCTAAAATTATATTTAAAAAATAATTTTGCAAAATTAGAGATTGGACTTGGAAAAGGTAAAAAATTAATTGATAAAAGAGAAACAATTAAGAAAAGAGATATTGAAAGAAAACTAAAAAAAGTATATAAATAA